One Plasmodium vinckei vinckei genome assembly, chromosome: PVVCY_09 genomic region harbors:
- a CDS encoding ATP-dependent (S)-NAD(P)H-hydrate dehydratase, putative — MDEFPFPSSLDFSHLNKILSNKTLYEEKGFLLPELLENGYKGYFGKICIIGGNEIYSGAPFLSAISTLRLGADLCFVLSTKECSIHLKSYSPELIVYPYLYTNKSPKENDKYQDLEKSIEYISNRIDSCVIGPGLGLIDKETENCLKFIINKFIKSNIFLILDADIIQFIITNDDIFNLIKNYNKCIFTPNKNEFKKMIYFLTENKHLQFNHLDTNQIILYAHQIIKLFNGPKILVKGFHDIFVSKKYFFISSVQNQSLKRLAGLGDILTGLLAVFLAWASKKKDVLPPEIKDKLLINNLCEYSEYLDALSAFNASYLLKYICKETFKKFHIGLIATDVINTIPLYFQQVYCDGTKKKDGSK, encoded by the exons ATGGATGAATTTCCATTTCCTTCGTCACTCGATTTTTcccatttaaataaaattctttcaa ATAAGACATTATATGAAGAAAAGGGGTTTCTTTTACCTGAACTTTTAGAAAATGGGTATAAAGGCTATTTCggaaaaatatgtataattgGGGGGAATGAAATTTATTCTGGAGCCCCATTTTTATCAGCTATAAGTACATTAAGATTAGGAGCTGATTtatgttttgttttatctACAAAAGAATGTAGCatacatttaaaaagttatagTCCTGAATTAATTGTCTATCCATATTTATACACAAATAAATCCccaaaagaaaatgataaatatcaGGATTTAGAAAAATCTATAGAGTATATATCAAATAGAATTGATAGTTGTGTTATTGGTCCCGGACTTGGATTAATAGACAAAGAAACAGAAAActgtttaaaatttattattaataaatttataaaatctaatatatttttaatattagaTGCTGATATTATTcagtttattattactaatgatgatatatttaatcttataaaaaattacaacaaatgtatatttactccaaataaaaatgaatttaaaaaaatgatatattttttaacagaaaataaacatttaCAATTTAACCATCTCGATAcaaatcaaataatattatatgctcATCAAATAATCAAACTATTTAACGGACCTAAAATATTAGTAAAAGGCTTTCATGACATTTTcgtatcaaaaaaatacttttttatttcatcagTTCAAAATCAGTCACTTAAACGTTTAGCAGGCCTAGGCGATATACTG ACGGGGCTTTTGGCTGTATTCCTTGCCTGGGcatctaaaaaaaaagatgtaCTTCCCCCTGAAATTAAAgacaaattattaattaacaATTTATGTGAATATTCCGAATATTTAGATGCCCTTTCTGCTTTCAATGCATCCTATTTactcaaatatatttgcaaagaaactttcaaaaaatttcaCATCGGTCTTATTGCCACAGATGTCATAAATACTATTCCATTATATTTCCAACAAGTTTATTGTGATGGcacaaagaaaaaagacGGATCTAAATAA
- a CDS encoding 40S ribosomal protein S21, putative: MFNDQKVLVDIYIPRKCSATSRLIPAKEHGAVQINVGMVDKNGVYTGENETFAISGFVRQRGESDACLNRLLHEKKMLSFSN, translated from the exons atgtttaacgATCAAAAAGTATTAGTAGATATTTATATCCCAAGAAAGTGCTCAGCCACTTCTCGATTAATTCCAGCAAAAGAACATGGAGCTGTTCAAATAAATGTTGGCATG gttgataaaaatggagTATATACTGGTGAAAATGAAACATTTGCAATTTCTGGTTTTGTAAGACAAAGAGGAGAATCTGACGCATGTTTAAACAGATTATTAcatgagaaaaaaatgttatctttttcaaattaa
- a CDS encoding mitochondrial large subunit ribosomal protein, putative — translation MNGNLFYKQFDILKCLNFKNFFFVNKRGVLQSKFQKKNETSYNFPFKVSRTTSGNLPVYTKIRRHGTIVTTVVRHIYGDIKVFKEHLRNICEAPVREHIGYIEVKGLHTIKIKQWLQHIGF, via the exons ATGAACGGGAACCTATTTTACAAACAatttgatattttaaaatgccTAAACTttaaaaacttttttttcgtaAATAAAAGAGGTGTTCTTCAATcaaaatttcaaaaaaaaaatgaaacgTCTTACAATTTCCCATTCAAG GTGAGTAGAACTACCTCTGGAAACTTGCCAGTGTACACTAAGATAAGGAGACATGGCACAATAGTAACGACAGTTGTTCGCCATATTTATGGAGATATAAAG gTATTCAAAGAGCATTTAAGGAATATATGTGAAGCACCGGTCAGAGAACATATAGGATATATAGAAGTTAAGGGGCTACAtactattaaaataaaacagtGGTTACAACATATAGGTTTTTGA
- a CDS encoding 60S ribosomal protein L41, putative, giving the protein MAHGASRYKKSRAKMRWKWKKKRTRRLQKKRRKMRQRSR; this is encoded by the exons ATGGCACATGGCGCAAGCAGGTATAAGAAATCTAGGGCTAAAATGCGATGGaag TGGAAGAAAAAGAGAACCCGACGTTTGCAAAAGAAGAGAAGAAAGATGAGACAAAGATCAAGATAA